The following are from one region of the Procambarus clarkii isolate CNS0578487 chromosome 52, FALCON_Pclarkii_2.0, whole genome shotgun sequence genome:
- the LOC138352241 gene encoding basic helix-loop-helix transcription factor amos-like translates to MSVSEWLYPAAHPGTYPHYPAPFTAPGHLSPAATPSPQCQPALTASPGWSSSLTTSYSEGRPSPSCSPMSSCGSLEVGSPRSWTVSGPASWSWGAPGTTHPLLAAAAAAVVSTSSESSVPSACRQAKCRRKPPKSVGRDVLKKRRLAANARERRRMNGLNDAFDRLREVIPALSGDQKLSKFETLQMAQTYIAALAELLH, encoded by the coding sequence ATGTCAGTGTCGGAGTGGCTGTACCCAGCGGCCCATCCGGGCACCTACCCGCACTACCCGGCACCCTTCACTGCTCCTGGGCACCTGAGCCCGGCTGCCACGCCCAGCCCCCAGTGCCAGCCGGCCCTCACAGCCTCGCCCGGATGGTCATCCTCACTCACCACCTCATACTCCGAAGGCCGTCCGAGTCCGTCCTGCTCTCCCATGAGCAGCTGTGGGAGTCTCGAAGTCGGATCACCTCGTTCCTGGACAGTTAGCGGCCCCGCGTCATGGTCGTGGGGCGCCCCTGGCACTACCCACCCGCTACTGGCCGCCGCCGCCGCGGCAGTAGTCAGCACCTCGTCAGAATCATCGGTGCCGTCAGCGTGCCGCCAAGCCAAGTGCAGAAGGAAGCCGCCGAAGTCCGTTGGTCGGGACGTGCTGAAGAAGCGACGACTCGCGGCTAATGCGCGCGAGCGGCGCCGCATGAATGGATTAAACGACGCCTTCGACCGTTTACGCGAAGTGATCCCGGCTCTCAGTGGTGACCAGAAACTGTCCAAGTTCGAGACCTTACAGATGGCTCAGACATATATTGCTGCCTTGGCCGAGCTCCTCCACTAG